The proteins below come from a single Zhouia spongiae genomic window:
- a CDS encoding chaperone modulator CbpM, whose protein sequence is MESHQLINTETLIIHHGLDKTFIDDLHFYGLIDFVEKDHNRFIYEDQLPVLEQLIRLYYDLEINMQGIDVIKNMIRKMDEMHHTIQLLKNKLDLYE, encoded by the coding sequence ATGGAAAGTCATCAGCTCATTAATACGGAAACACTTATAATACACCATGGACTCGACAAAACTTTCATAGACGATTTACATTTCTACGGACTCATAGATTTTGTCGAAAAAGACCATAACAGATTTATTTATGAAGATCAATTACCAGTACTGGAACAGTTAATACGATTGTATTACGACTTGGAGATCAATATGCAGGGAATAGATGTCATTAAGAATATGATTCGTAAAATGGATGAAATGCATCATACCATTCAGTTGTTAAAAAACAAACTGGACCTCTATGAATAG
- a CDS encoding RNA polymerase sigma factor — MNKQFINSLKKGDVEAFQALIAEYQSRLYNFAFSLTKSKYISEEIFQEVFIKIWVNRHNLNSDLNLNAYIFKIAKNLILNHLRKVANQDSLKENLWNNITQIHSNTEESIVLKDYLHITEQIIQKLPEQKKNIFILSKFEGKTNEEIAVQLGIKQKTVKNHLWKSTQFIKEQLQYYLTDSAYSLLIIFSIFF, encoded by the coding sequence ATGAATAAACAGTTCATTAATTCATTAAAGAAAGGAGATGTGGAAGCCTTTCAGGCTTTGATTGCCGAGTATCAGTCTCGGCTATACAACTTTGCTTTTTCATTAACTAAATCAAAATATATTTCTGAAGAAATTTTCCAGGAAGTTTTTATTAAAATATGGGTTAACAGGCATAATCTGAATTCAGACCTGAATTTAAATGCTTACATTTTTAAAATTGCAAAAAACCTAATTCTAAATCATCTTCGTAAAGTCGCTAACCAAGATTCTCTCAAAGAAAATCTATGGAATAACATCACGCAAATTCATTCAAATACAGAAGAAAGTATTGTATTAAAAGACTATCTTCATATTACTGAACAAATTATTCAGAAGCTTCCTGAACAGAAAAAAAACATATTTATACTATCAAAATTCGAGGGTAAAACTAATGAAGAAATTGCGGTACAGTTGGGAATAAAACAAAAGACTGTAAAAAATCATCTTTGGAAATCAACCCAGTTTATAAAAGAACAACTCCAGTACTATTTGACCGATTCTGCATATAGTCTTCTGATAATCTTTTCTATCTTTTTTTAA
- a CDS encoding APC family permease: MKKNQISLKDAISIGIGGMVGGGIFAVLGLAVSLAKGGTPIAFLFAGLLALVTSYSYVKLSKAYPDRGGTVKFINQGFGKTIFSGAINNLLWISYIIMLSLYASAFGSYAPNLFQVTASKSLDFHIYASTIIILATTINYYSLTVVGKIESYAVVIKLIILLGFIGIGIYGLIGNPTIEQLSVSNWETPVKLFAGGMVIFVAYEGFELIANAAPDIVNPQKNIAKAYYISVIFVIFLYIIIALVTVGSLPFKTIATAQDYVLAEAAKPMLGKAGFTIITIAALISTFSAINASLYGGSRVNYEIAEDDELPHHFLSKFWNQPVGLLITAISTLVLVNILNLESISTAGSIGFILIFGIVNYTGFKLSGTIKANRTVPLLGFILCMLALIILIDQQIKTNLTGIYVSLGIIIICFLIEWIYKKNKETKQVKSMP; the protein is encoded by the coding sequence ATGAAAAAAAATCAGATCAGTTTAAAAGATGCCATATCAATAGGGATTGGAGGGATGGTTGGCGGCGGTATTTTCGCCGTACTGGGACTGGCCGTTTCCCTTGCCAAAGGAGGCACCCCCATAGCCTTCTTATTTGCCGGGCTACTAGCACTTGTCACCTCTTACAGCTACGTAAAACTATCCAAGGCGTACCCCGATCGCGGAGGGACTGTAAAGTTTATCAACCAAGGGTTTGGGAAAACTATATTCAGCGGTGCCATAAACAACCTCTTATGGATAAGTTATATCATTATGTTATCACTTTATGCTTCAGCATTCGGTTCGTATGCGCCAAACCTGTTTCAGGTAACGGCCAGCAAATCTCTCGATTTTCATATATATGCAAGTACTATCATCATCCTGGCAACAACAATAAATTACTACAGCCTGACGGTAGTAGGAAAAATAGAGTCGTATGCTGTTGTAATTAAATTAATTATACTTCTTGGTTTTATTGGCATAGGTATTTATGGACTAATCGGAAATCCTACTATTGAACAATTATCCGTATCAAACTGGGAAACCCCTGTTAAACTTTTTGCAGGCGGCATGGTTATTTTTGTTGCATATGAAGGCTTCGAACTTATAGCTAATGCTGCTCCCGACATAGTAAATCCACAAAAGAACATTGCCAAAGCTTATTATATTTCGGTAATCTTTGTCATTTTTCTCTACATTATAATTGCCTTGGTAACAGTCGGATCCTTGCCTTTTAAAACCATCGCTACTGCACAAGACTATGTTTTGGCTGAAGCTGCCAAACCTATGCTGGGCAAAGCAGGGTTTACCATAATTACTATTGCTGCCCTGATCTCTACATTCTCTGCTATCAATGCATCACTCTATGGCGGAAGCAGGGTGAACTACGAAATCGCTGAAGACGATGAACTCCCCCACCACTTCTTATCAAAATTCTGGAATCAACCCGTAGGGCTGTTGATAACAGCCATATCGACACTTGTACTTGTAAACATATTAAATTTGGAAAGCATTTCAACTGCAGGCAGTATCGGATTTATACTTATTTTCGGAATCGTAAACTATACAGGTTTTAAATTATCCGGAACCATCAAAGCCAACAGAACTGTTCCCCTACTGGGATTTATACTTTGTATGCTGGCCCTGATCATCTTAATTGACCAGCAGATCAAGACCAATCTTACCGGAATATATGTTTCTCTGGGAATCATTATAATATGTTTTCTAATAGAATGGATCTACAAGAAAAATAAAGAAACCAAACAGGTAAAAAGTATGCCTTAA
- a CDS encoding mechanosensitive ion channel family protein yields MNHTVNYIEQVWRDFQQSVLDHIPKVVLAIIVVLLFIIIAQVIRRACLKIYSKIFNNSHLNIERVIASALYFFFVITGIFLALHLLDLEKPLGKLLTGAGIVGIIAGFAFKDIASNMFAGLLLDMQRPYKIGDWVEIDNKYGVVLDISWLTTKIKTVPGQEVYVPNQIIYNGTFTNFSTWQKRRIILKSGVSYGDNLEHVRTVALDEVKKIEELLPEEGIDFYFTDIGGSTYNFMLRYWVKFESNDDFCKGMNDVIMRIKKRFEQENISIAYPVTTVDFGVKGGVNLFDKEIKIKP; encoded by the coding sequence ATGAATCATACAGTAAATTACATTGAGCAGGTATGGCGGGATTTTCAACAATCCGTTCTCGACCACATTCCCAAAGTAGTACTGGCCATTATTGTTGTCCTGCTATTCATCATCATAGCTCAGGTCATTCGGAGGGCATGCTTGAAAATATACTCTAAAATATTCAATAACAGTCATTTAAACATCGAACGGGTAATTGCTTCAGCACTGTATTTCTTTTTTGTAATCACAGGGATATTCCTGGCACTTCACCTCTTGGATCTGGAAAAACCTTTAGGGAAATTGTTAACAGGAGCCGGAATCGTAGGAATCATTGCCGGTTTTGCCTTTAAAGATATCGCTTCAAATATGTTTGCCGGACTTTTGCTTGATATGCAAAGACCGTATAAGATAGGTGATTGGGTTGAAATTGATAACAAATACGGAGTCGTATTGGATATCAGCTGGTTGACAACAAAAATTAAAACGGTACCCGGACAAGAAGTATATGTCCCTAACCAGATTATCTATAATGGTACATTTACTAATTTTTCTACCTGGCAAAAACGACGTATTATCCTGAAAAGTGGCGTTTCATATGGTGATAATCTGGAACATGTAAGAACAGTAGCTTTGGACGAAGTTAAAAAAATTGAAGAACTGCTACCCGAAGAAGGAATCGATTTTTACTTTACCGATATCGGCGGTTCAACATATAATTTTATGCTTCGGTATTGGGTGAAATTTGAGTCAAATGATGATTTCTGCAAGGGAATGAACGACGTAATCATGCGGATAAAGAAAAGATTTGAACAAGAAAATATTTCCATTGCCTATCCGGTTACCACTGTAGATTTTGGAGTTAAAGGAGGAGTTAATTTATTTGACAAGGAAATAAAAATAAAACCATAA
- a CDS encoding RagB/SusD family nutrient uptake outer membrane protein, giving the protein MKNIYIILLAAIVFAGCSKDTLEQLPKDELVVETTFTSYSNFKTYAWGFYNTFPGYNLTPVNQEWDGDLMLRSNNNGMSNWIRQLISVPTTDDSYSGPYSRIRRVNLMLDNIEESELTEDEKKHWRSVGYFFRSYEYFDLLKKYGGVIWVENALTESSEELYATRTPRNEVAQNILDNLSYAVANIKTEGDGPNTIGIDAINALLSRFGLFEGTWRKYHQLGDETKYLTAAANASKKLLDKYPILHNNYDEVFNSESLADISGIILYKEYVTAQQTHILTSRHRNSAGNWDLTKKAADMYLLTDGETRWTSPLFVNDQDPYTEFRNRDRRMYFTIVPPFKVNTVPIGQNSLEWEHTGDVNHREYIDLMETLSDDNRKTLPSMNWQGLIVRESPHFRQFNNGQGFNAGFTGYKLFKYFNKYLRIQNQDITDAPIFRIGEVMLNYAEAMYELGDFDQTVADITINKLRARGGVAPLAVGAEPNDPTIDVSVNPTLWEIRRERAIELMGEGYRFDDLRRWKKMDYTDEEKLGRWVNNADYGNRLTIQNGASEGYVTIHGVPPGGFPDYYYLYPIPSNDLVLNPNLEQNPGW; this is encoded by the coding sequence ATGAAAAATATATATATTATTTTACTAGCAGCAATAGTATTTGCCGGGTGTAGCAAAGACACCCTCGAACAATTACCAAAAGATGAATTAGTAGTTGAAACAACTTTTACTTCTTATTCTAATTTTAAAACGTATGCCTGGGGTTTTTATAATACCTTTCCAGGCTACAATCTTACGCCTGTAAATCAGGAGTGGGATGGAGATTTAATGCTCCGAAGCAATAACAATGGTATGTCTAATTGGATTAGACAGCTCATTAGTGTGCCTACCACCGATGATAGTTACTCAGGACCATACTCGAGAATTCGCAGAGTAAACCTGATGCTGGACAATATTGAAGAGTCTGAGCTGACTGAAGATGAAAAAAAACATTGGCGAAGCGTTGGTTACTTCTTCAGGTCATACGAATATTTTGATCTGTTAAAGAAATATGGAGGAGTGATTTGGGTTGAAAATGCTCTTACTGAATCATCTGAAGAGTTGTATGCTACAAGAACTCCACGTAATGAGGTGGCTCAGAATATTTTAGACAATTTAAGTTATGCAGTTGCCAACATCAAAACAGAAGGTGATGGCCCTAATACTATAGGTATCGATGCTATAAATGCTCTTTTATCAAGATTTGGATTGTTTGAAGGCACATGGCGTAAATATCACCAATTAGGTGATGAAACCAAATATCTTACCGCAGCGGCAAATGCGTCTAAAAAGCTTTTAGATAAATACCCTATACTACACAATAATTATGATGAAGTATTTAATAGTGAATCGTTAGCAGACATAAGCGGTATTATTCTATATAAAGAATATGTTACTGCTCAACAGACTCATATTCTTACTTCTCGTCATCGTAATTCTGCAGGTAATTGGGATCTTACCAAAAAGGCTGCCGACATGTATTTACTCACCGATGGTGAAACCCGATGGACAAGTCCACTCTTCGTTAATGATCAGGACCCATATACTGAATTCAGAAACAGAGATCGTAGAATGTATTTTACCATTGTACCTCCATTCAAGGTAAATACGGTACCTATCGGACAAAACTCCCTTGAATGGGAACATACCGGAGATGTTAATCATCGAGAATATATTGATTTGATGGAGACCCTTTCTGACGATAATCGTAAAACCCTACCTTCTATGAACTGGCAAGGACTTATCGTAAGAGAATCTCCACACTTCAGGCAGTTTAATAATGGACAAGGATTTAATGCGGGCTTTACCGGCTATAAATTATTCAAATATTTCAACAAATATTTACGAATTCAAAATCAAGATATTACAGATGCTCCGATATTTAGAATCGGTGAAGTAATGCTTAATTATGCTGAGGCTATGTATGAATTAGGAGACTTTGATCAGACCGTAGCTGATATCACTATCAATAAACTTAGAGCTCGTGGTGGAGTTGCTCCGTTAGCGGTAGGTGCAGAACCAAATGATCCTACTATTGATGTCTCAGTAAATCCGACTCTTTGGGAGATTAGAAGAGAAAGAGCTATCGAACTAATGGGAGAAGGTTATCGATTTGATGACCTGAGAAGATGGAAAAAAATGGACTATACCGATGAAGAAAAACTAGGACGTTGGGTTAATAATGCTGACTATGGGAATCGTCTGACTATTCAGAATGGTGCTTCAGAAGGGTATGTTACTATTCATGGTGTACCCCCTGGAGGTTTCCCTGATTATTATTATTTATATCCTATTCCATCAAATGACCTTGTACTCAATCCTAATTTAGAACAAAACCCGGGTTGGTAG
- a CDS encoding TonB-dependent receptor — MEKSITDWFFTPEKLRKLNLKMKLTYLFLLVSLFKIQAGTYSQNTRVSLHMNNVSVTEVFNAIEKQSDFRFLFNHQKIDVQKKVSVNVEKVKISSILDHLFSNSPIAYKVKNKLIILKFDKSKQLTVTEAPSPQQKVQGIVYDNQGLPLVGATIMEKGTQNGTQTDFDGKFSLDVTTQNPVLTFSYVGFRTQEIPVGNQTNISITMEEEVAAIDEVVVVGFASQKRENITGAVSSVKMDEVLADRPVTNGASAIQGTMPGLQVLNGSGRPGTFEDIQIRGLESINGGSPLILVNNVPMSINNINPKDIESITVLKDAAASSIYGSRAAFGVVLITTKKGVKNQAPIVNYSSTISFDNPTELPKKASVYDFVNALNDWGVVGYWTDQDIPTWVQVLEEYKNNPSAYPSGQAEVNGIIYPLKETDIIDDFYGDLGITQIHNLSISGGTDKSTYRLAAGFTDQDGIIVTDNDSFKRYTINADYGVELSEKVSYQANINYLKSLTKDPVGDYYRAITYPVYAPVGNHEMPDGTLIPYNTPGNLERLNVPRKTERDNLRFFNKIEYNPIESLSIVGEYTYGYSTYQRTDVNVEPQTVDAQRYTLNTVSPDNTFYRIENGNTRYNGINLYSTFKKSYNNHNISLLAGFNHENNKSESNWTRKTNLIDPSLPSISQATGTLTADDSFGEWSVMGVFGRLNYDYKNKYFIELNGRYDGSSRFPKNNRWGFFPSASLGWNIAKEEFWEPIRNTISLFKFRASLGEIGNQDIRFPDGSVNLYPAVPGLSAGNSGWIDPNTGIRYVTLAPPQLVSSNFTWETVQTLNFGLDFALFDNKLNGSFDLFTRKTKDMLTQGAELPSNLGTSAPLANAADLETKGWGLELNWKDQIKDFSYYFNVNISDNQSEITKFDNEEGLLGQHYIGKKWGEIWGYVTDGYYSVDDFEEGTLDNDLQNGTLKEGVVRVEGVNPNPGDIKYKDLNGDGIINDGNNTLYTELDENGNPIVDTNGYIQTGTGDRKVIGNNTRRYQYGIRTGASYKNFDVSFFIQGVGKRDRWISNDVVWPYNGEFSIVYDHQLDYWTPENSDAYYPRNYPRGAGNYGYSRRVQTKYLADGSYIRLKNITLGYSLPKAYLENSFLNSVRLYVSGENLLNHDHLPDGLNTELDNLGQGATYPYLKQYAFGLNVSF; from the coding sequence ATGGAAAAATCTATTACTGATTGGTTTTTCACACCCGAAAAACTACGTAAACTCAACCTCAAAATGAAACTCACTTATTTGTTTTTGTTAGTTTCCTTATTCAAAATTCAAGCTGGCACCTATTCTCAAAATACAAGAGTATCATTGCATATGAATAACGTATCGGTTACAGAAGTCTTTAATGCAATAGAGAAACAGTCTGATTTCAGGTTTTTATTCAACCATCAGAAAATTGATGTTCAAAAAAAGGTATCTGTCAACGTTGAAAAAGTTAAAATATCAAGTATACTTGATCACCTTTTTAGTAACTCACCTATAGCTTATAAGGTTAAAAATAAACTCATTATCCTGAAATTTGATAAATCTAAGCAACTCACTGTTACTGAAGCTCCTTCTCCACAACAAAAAGTTCAGGGAATCGTATATGATAATCAGGGATTACCATTGGTAGGTGCTACCATAATGGAAAAAGGCACTCAAAATGGAACTCAAACCGATTTTGACGGAAAATTTTCTCTGGATGTCACCACACAGAACCCTGTACTAACTTTTTCATATGTTGGATTTAGAACACAAGAAATACCTGTTGGTAATCAAACCAATATAAGCATCACCATGGAAGAAGAAGTTGCAGCCATTGATGAAGTAGTGGTTGTCGGCTTTGCAAGTCAAAAACGTGAAAACATTACAGGTGCTGTTTCATCTGTAAAAATGGATGAGGTGCTTGCAGACCGTCCGGTTACCAATGGTGCTAGTGCTATTCAGGGAACTATGCCCGGATTACAGGTTTTGAACGGGTCAGGTCGTCCCGGAACTTTTGAGGATATACAAATAAGAGGGCTTGAATCTATTAATGGAGGTAGTCCACTCATACTGGTGAATAATGTTCCGATGAGTATCAATAATATTAACCCAAAAGATATTGAAAGTATTACCGTTTTAAAAGATGCAGCGGCATCTTCAATATATGGATCAAGAGCAGCTTTTGGGGTCGTTTTGATTACAACCAAAAAAGGGGTTAAAAATCAGGCACCTATAGTTAACTATTCTTCGACCATTAGTTTTGACAACCCAACAGAATTACCCAAAAAAGCATCTGTATATGACTTTGTTAATGCTCTTAACGACTGGGGTGTAGTAGGTTACTGGACTGATCAGGATATACCAACCTGGGTACAGGTTTTGGAAGAATACAAAAACAATCCTTCGGCATATCCATCAGGTCAGGCAGAAGTGAATGGAATTATATACCCCTTAAAAGAAACTGATATAATAGATGATTTTTATGGTGATCTGGGAATTACCCAAATTCATAACCTAAGTATTTCAGGAGGTACAGACAAATCTACTTACAGGCTGGCAGCAGGCTTCACAGATCAGGACGGAATCATTGTTACCGATAATGATAGTTTTAAAAGATATACCATAAATGCCGATTATGGTGTTGAGTTGAGTGAAAAAGTTTCATATCAGGCTAATATCAACTATCTGAAATCGCTTACCAAAGACCCTGTTGGAGACTACTACCGTGCTATCACATATCCAGTTTATGCTCCTGTCGGTAATCATGAAATGCCTGATGGTACATTAATTCCTTACAATACACCTGGTAATTTAGAACGCTTAAACGTTCCGAGAAAAACAGAACGCGACAATTTAAGATTCTTTAATAAAATAGAATACAATCCTATTGAATCGTTAAGTATTGTTGGTGAGTATACTTACGGTTATTCTACTTATCAAAGAACAGATGTTAATGTAGAGCCTCAAACGGTAGATGCCCAACGATACACCTTAAATACCGTTAGTCCGGATAACACCTTTTACCGTATCGAAAATGGTAATACTCGCTATAATGGGATAAACCTCTACAGCACATTCAAAAAATCCTATAACAATCATAACATATCTTTATTGGCCGGTTTCAATCATGAGAATAATAAATCGGAAAGCAACTGGACACGAAAAACAAATCTGATTGACCCTAGTCTTCCGTCAATTTCGCAAGCAACGGGTACTTTAACAGCCGATGATTCATTTGGTGAATGGTCTGTCATGGGAGTTTTCGGTAGGTTAAACTACGATTACAAAAACAAGTACTTTATCGAATTGAACGGTCGTTATGATGGTTCTTCCAGGTTCCCGAAAAATAACAGATGGGGGTTCTTCCCTTCTGCTTCTCTAGGCTGGAATATAGCTAAAGAAGAATTCTGGGAACCAATTCGAAACACTATATCACTTTTTAAATTCAGAGCTTCATTAGGTGAAATAGGAAATCAGGACATTAGATTCCCTGATGGATCAGTTAACCTATACCCTGCAGTACCCGGGTTATCTGCCGGAAACTCAGGATGGATAGATCCTAATACAGGTATCCGCTATGTAACCCTGGCTCCTCCACAATTAGTGAGTAGTAATTTTACCTGGGAAACAGTACAAACACTAAACTTCGGACTTGATTTTGCTCTTTTCGACAATAAATTAAACGGATCTTTCGATCTGTTTACAAGAAAGACAAAAGACATGCTTACTCAAGGTGCTGAACTTCCATCAAATTTAGGAACTTCGGCTCCATTGGCTAATGCAGCAGATCTTGAAACTAAGGGTTGGGGACTTGAGCTAAACTGGAAAGATCAAATCAAAGATTTTAGCTATTACTTTAATGTAAACATATCCGACAATCAAAGTGAAATAACCAAATTTGACAACGAAGAAGGTCTTTTGGGACAGCACTATATTGGTAAAAAATGGGGCGAAATCTGGGGTTATGTTACTGACGGTTATTATTCTGTAGATGACTTTGAAGAAGGAACATTGGATAACGACCTGCAAAATGGGACTTTAAAAGAAGGGGTGGTTCGTGTTGAAGGTGTTAATCCTAATCCGGGAGACATTAAATATAAAGATCTCAATGGAGACGGAATTATCAACGATGGTAATAACACCCTTTATACAGAATTAGACGAGAATGGAAATCCGATTGTCGATACCAATGGATATATACAAACCGGAACGGGAGACAGAAAAGTAATAGGAAACAACACCCGTAGATATCAATACGGAATTAGAACAGGAGCATCTTATAAAAACTTTGATGTTTCCTTTTTTATTCAGGGTGTAGGTAAACGAGACCGATGGATCAGTAATGATGTAGTATGGCCTTATAATGGAGAGTTTTCTATAGTATATGATCACCAGCTTGACTATTGGACTCCTGAAAACTCAGATGCATACTACCCAAGAAATTATCCCAGAGGTGCAGGTAATTACGGTTACAGCAGAAGGGTTCAGACAAAATATCTTGCTGACGGCTCATACATCCGCCTTAAGAACATAACTCTGGGGTATTCATTGCCAAAAGCATATTTAGAAAATTCATTCCTGAATAGTGTAAGACTGTATGTATCGGGAGAAAATCTTTTAAATCATGATCATCTTCCTGACGGATTAAACACGGAGTTAGATAATTTAGGTCAAGGTGCAACATATCCTTACCTTAAACAATATGCATTTGGCTTAAATGTTTCTTTCTAA
- a CDS encoding FecR family protein yields MSSKDINNIKSLFRKYIDDKISRKELDLLLDSIKKNAHKEELDTLLQEYWTHIPKNEKHKTSDKYDGLFEEYMIKDPKIRTLNKKKTSRKLFYRIASIITIIIGSTIFFSLINTAAPTQEKIHLSNSESITLTLQDGSVKVISENGNKIITDTSGELIISQEGNELQYKKRKQNKELVYNELNVPYGKHFDIVLSDGTKVKLNSGSSLNYPVAFLEGKNREVYLKGEAFFDVAKDIKHPFIVKANDINVQVLGTQFNISYYPEDPTIQTVLIEGSVNVNENNINNDGEVLTPGQMAEWSKTSKSFRIKEVDTEIYTSWIENKLVFKSTSFEIIKKKLERKFNIVIDCQYSTINEQVYTATFLNESIEDIMDAFQVDTPFDFVKENNKIVITKPSNTITNP; encoded by the coding sequence ATGTCATCAAAAGATATAAATAACATTAAAAGTTTATTCCGAAAATATATAGACGATAAGATCTCCAGAAAAGAGTTAGATCTTCTTTTAGACTCTATAAAAAAGAATGCACACAAAGAAGAGTTAGATACTCTGCTTCAGGAATACTGGACTCATATACCCAAAAATGAAAAACATAAAACATCAGACAAGTACGATGGTTTGTTTGAAGAATACATGATAAAAGACCCTAAAATAAGAACATTAAACAAGAAAAAAACTTCTCGGAAACTGTTTTATCGTATTGCATCAATCATAACAATCATAATAGGTAGTACGATCTTTTTCAGCCTGATAAACACCGCCGCTCCTACTCAGGAAAAGATTCACCTAAGCAACTCAGAAAGTATTACCCTGACTCTTCAGGATGGAAGTGTAAAAGTAATATCTGAAAATGGGAATAAAATTATTACGGACACATCCGGTGAATTAATTATTTCTCAGGAAGGTAATGAATTACAGTATAAAAAAAGGAAACAAAACAAAGAACTTGTATATAATGAACTGAATGTACCGTATGGGAAACATTTTGACATTGTACTATCGGATGGAACCAAAGTAAAACTAAATTCAGGTAGCTCTTTAAACTATCCTGTTGCGTTTTTAGAAGGTAAAAATCGTGAGGTGTATTTAAAAGGAGAAGCATTTTTCGATGTAGCAAAAGATATCAAACATCCGTTTATAGTTAAGGCCAATGATATTAATGTTCAGGTATTGGGTACTCAATTTAATATTTCCTATTATCCCGAAGACCCCACCATTCAAACTGTCTTAATTGAAGGTTCTGTAAATGTTAATGAAAATAACATTAATAATGATGGAGAAGTTTTAACACCAGGCCAAATGGCAGAATGGAGTAAGACAAGTAAATCATTTAGGATAAAAGAGGTTGACACAGAGATTTACACATCATGGATCGAGAATAAATTAGTGTTCAAAAGCACCTCTTTCGAAATCATTAAAAAGAAACTTGAAAGGAAATTTAATATTGTAATTGATTGTCAGTATTCTACTATAAATGAACAAGTTTATACTGCGACCTTTCTTAATGAATCAATAGAAGATATCATGGATGCCTTTCAGGTGGACACTCCTTTTGATTTCGTTAAAGAAAACAATAAGATTGTAATAACCAAACCTTCTAATACCATAACTAATCCATGA
- a CDS encoding PorP/SprF family type IX secretion system membrane protein, translated as MKSIQIYISAFFLIALFQNNSRAQQTSLFPEYNYNPFIINSAYTGMASGSEATFSNYGYLNNVEGSPKSLAFSFHSPLSEGKMGLGGAILRDKIGVTTNTSAYVAYSYKIFFDFKSDRPYWQIYDQNVLSFGLTAGVHQLNEDLLDLGIISDPAFSENVNATIPAVGVGVLYNCASFYAGVSAPNILGDRLASRNDLNLSNPVYGYFGYRFFTNQFEEIMIKPSAFLKYEEGAPMQLDINLAANFKNKVEVGAGYRSSSSVNFLGGIYALKGLKFVYYYNLGFKDSLLGNSHGLVVSYTFNHS; from the coding sequence ATGAAAAGCATACAAATCTATATTTCAGCATTTTTTTTAATTGCTCTATTTCAAAATAACAGCAGGGCACAACAAACATCATTGTTTCCTGAATATAATTATAATCCGTTTATTATTAATTCGGCATATACCGGAATGGCATCTGGTTCAGAAGCTACTTTTAGCAACTATGGATATTTGAATAATGTAGAAGGGAGTCCGAAAAGCCTGGCTTTTAGTTTCCACTCTCCTCTATCTGAAGGGAAAATGGGCTTAGGTGGTGCCATATTACGTGACAAAATAGGGGTAACGACCAATACAAGTGCCTATGTAGCCTATTCGTATAAGATATTCTTCGATTTTAAAAGTGATCGCCCTTATTGGCAAATTTACGATCAGAATGTATTATCGTTTGGGCTCACTGCCGGTGTACACCAGCTTAATGAAGATCTATTGGATTTAGGGATCATCAGTGATCCTGCATTTTCAGAAAATGTCAACGCTACCATCCCTGCCGTTGGTGTTGGAGTCTTATACAACTGTGCCAGTTTCTATGCAGGTGTTTCAGCACCAAATATTCTAGGCGATCGGTTGGCCTCCAGAAACGACCTCAATCTTTCCAATCCGGTTTATGGTTATTTTGGCTATAGGTTTTTCACAAATCAATTTGAAGAAATTATGATTAAACCAAGTGCTTTCTTAAAATATGAAGAAGGAGCACCCATGCAACTCGATATTAATCTGGCTGCCAACTTTAAAAATAAAGTTGAAGTTGGTGCCGGTTACCGTAGCAGTTCATCGGTGAATTTTCTGGGTGGTATCTACGCATTAAAAGGTCTAAAATTTGTATATTATTACAACCTAGGCTTTAAAGATTCCTTACTGGGGAATAGCCATGGACTGGTGGTTTCTTATACATTTAACCATTCTTAA